Genomic DNA from Halodesulfovibrio sp. MK-HDV:
ACAATCTCGTTTAGTTCATCGAGATACTCATCAGACTGACGCTTGTGTCTTTGAGGTGCATCCGCTCCCATGCGCAAATATTTTTCTTCACCCAGATTGTTATAGGCAAGCAACTCCAGGTGATCGATTGGGGATAATCCCAATTCATTCCGTATAAACCCTGCTGTCGCTTTGACATCTTCATAGCTGTCATTACAGCCTGGGATAAGGGGGGTTCTGAATTGTATTTGCTTATTCGCCTCGACCAGTCTTTTGGCATTTTCAAGAACATGTTTGTTGGATGCTCCTGTAGCCTCTTTATGCTTAGCGTCATCCATGCACTTAAGGTCGTAATAGACGTAGTCTGCGTGCTCTGTAATGTCCTTAACCCTTTCCCAAGGGTATGCCCCAGTTATCTCAACGCATGTGTTTATGCCTTCATTATGAGCAGCTTTCAGAAGTGCTGCAGTAAATTCTGGCTGAACCGCACAATCTCCACCTGAGATGGTTAGGCCACCACCAGAGTTAAGATATAAGTTATAGTCGCTAGTAACTTGTTCCATAACCTCTTCAACGGTCATGGGTTTGCCTTCTATTTTACGTGTATTGGCCACACAAACACCTGGTTTGGTGCAAGCGCCACAACCTGTACAACGTTCTCGATCAATTACTAGTTGACCATCGACAATGCTGTTAGCTCCATTGGGACATTCTTCAATGCATCTACCGCATGAAGTGCATTCGTCAGCTCGAAACATAAGAACGGGCTTCATGCTTTGTGATTCTGGATTCTGAC
This window encodes:
- a CDS encoding glycyl-radical enzyme activating protein; protein product: MTLQNNLVGQVFNIQRYSTHDGPGIRTTVFLKGCPLNCKWCQNPESQSMKPVLMFRADECTSCGRCIEECPNGANSIVDGQLVIDRERCTGCGACTKPGVCVANTRKIEGKPMTVEEVMEQVTSDYNLYLNSGGGLTISGGDCAVQPEFTAALLKAAHNEGINTCVEITGAYPWERVKDITEHADYVYYDLKCMDDAKHKEATGASNKHVLENAKRLVEANKQIQFRTPLIPGCNDSYEDVKATAGFIRNELGLSPIDHLELLAYNNLGEEKYLRMGADAPQRHKRQSDEYLDELNEIVASI